From Aquamicrobium sp., one genomic window encodes:
- a CDS encoding NAD(P) transhydrogenase subunit alpha: protein MEQNGALEQAINQLEQAAAAVRMAFQDERAGQAAEAIAAGATAATGIDPFVFRFAIFVLAIFVGYYVVWSVTPALHTPLMSVTNAISSVIVVGALLAVGISASGLATGFGFVALVLASVNIFGGFLVTQRMLAMYKKKEK, encoded by the coding sequence ATGGAACAGAATGGCGCTCTGGAACAGGCGATAAACCAGCTTGAGCAGGCGGCCGCCGCGGTGCGGATGGCGTTTCAGGACGAGCGGGCAGGGCAGGCGGCGGAAGCCATCGCCGCCGGCGCGACCGCCGCGACCGGCATCGACCCCTTCGTCTTCCGCTTCGCGATCTTCGTGCTGGCGATCTTCGTCGGCTACTACGTCGTGTGGTCAGTGACGCCGGCGCTGCACACGCCGCTGATGTCCGTCACCAACGCGATCTCGTCGGTCATTGTCGTCGGCGCGCTGCTGGCCGTCGGCATCTCGGCCTCGGGCCTCGCCACCGGCTTCGGCTTCGTCGCGCTGGTGCTGGCCTCGGTCAACATCTTCGGCGGCTTCCTCGTCACCCAGCGCATGCTGGCGATGTACAAGAAGAAAGAGAAGTGA
- a CDS encoding Re/Si-specific NAD(P)(+) transhydrogenase subunit alpha codes for MAQTVFIPKEIDANETRVAASPDTVKRLAGLGFSVVVEKGAGAASRIPDADFAAAGATIGAASDVAKADLVLKVRRPNAAELSGYRKGALVIATIDPYGNEDAVAALAKAGVSAFAMEFMPRITRAQVMDVLSSQANLAGYRAVIDAAAEYDRALPMMMTAAGTVPAAKIFIMGVGVAGLQAIATARRLGAVVTATDVRPAAKEQVASLGAKFIAVEDDEFKQAETAGGYAKEMSKEYQAKQAALTAEHIAKQDIVITTALIPGRPAPKLVSAAMVASMKPGSVIVDLAVERGGNVEGAVPGKVVTTANDVRIVGHLNVPGRVSASSSLLYAKNLYAFVETLVDKETRTLKVNPEDELVKATLLTHEGRIVHPNFAVVKADAAPATAKAAAAPKATAAPKATAPRAAAPKAAAPKKPAAKAAAKKPRAAKATTDRATTGKGGA; via the coding sequence GTGGCGCAGACTGTTTTCATTCCCAAAGAGATCGACGCGAACGAGACGCGCGTGGCGGCTTCGCCCGACACGGTGAAGCGCCTGGCGGGCCTCGGCTTTTCCGTGGTCGTCGAGAAGGGCGCGGGCGCGGCCTCGCGCATTCCCGACGCCGACTTCGCCGCCGCGGGCGCGACGATCGGCGCGGCGTCGGACGTCGCCAAGGCCGATCTGGTGCTGAAGGTGCGCCGGCCGAATGCGGCCGAGCTTTCCGGCTACCGGAAGGGCGCGCTGGTCATCGCAACGATCGACCCCTACGGCAACGAGGACGCGGTCGCGGCGCTGGCCAAGGCCGGCGTATCCGCCTTCGCCATGGAGTTCATGCCGCGCATCACCCGCGCGCAGGTGATGGACGTCCTGTCCTCGCAGGCCAACCTCGCCGGCTACCGCGCGGTGATCGACGCCGCGGCCGAGTACGACCGCGCGCTGCCGATGATGATGACGGCGGCCGGCACGGTGCCGGCGGCGAAGATCTTCATCATGGGCGTCGGCGTCGCCGGCCTTCAGGCCATCGCCACGGCGCGCCGTCTCGGCGCGGTGGTGACGGCGACCGACGTGCGCCCCGCCGCCAAGGAGCAGGTCGCCTCGCTCGGCGCGAAGTTCATCGCCGTCGAGGACGACGAGTTCAAGCAGGCCGAGACGGCGGGCGGCTACGCCAAGGAGATGTCGAAGGAATATCAGGCCAAGCAGGCAGCGCTGACGGCCGAGCACATCGCCAAGCAGGACATCGTCATCACCACGGCGCTGATCCCCGGCCGGCCGGCGCCCAAGCTCGTTTCGGCCGCCATGGTCGCGTCGATGAAGCCGGGCTCGGTGATCGTCGACCTCGCGGTCGAGCGCGGCGGCAATGTCGAGGGCGCGGTGCCGGGCAAGGTCGTGACCACGGCCAACGACGTGCGCATCGTCGGCCACCTCAACGTGCCGGGCCGGGTGTCGGCCTCCTCTTCGCTGCTCTACGCCAAGAACCTCTACGCCTTCGTCGAGACGCTGGTCGACAAGGAGACCAGGACCCTCAAGGTCAACCCCGAGGACGAGCTGGTCAAGGCGACGCTGCTGACCCACGAGGGCAGGATCGTCCATCCGAATTTCGCGGTCGTGAAGGCCGACGCCGCGCCCGCGACGGCGAAGGCCGCCGCCGCACCCAAGGCCACCGCTGCACCCAAGGCCACCGCGCCGAGGGCCGCCGCGCCCAAGGCGGCCGCGCCGAAGAAGCCGGCGGCGAAGGCCGCAGCAAAGAAACCGCGCGCGGCGAAGGCCACCACCGATAGGGCCACCACGGGCAAGGGAGGCGCATGA
- a CDS encoding aa3-type cytochrome c oxidase subunit IV, which translates to MADHASDGPVELGAKMDYAEHEKTYSVFLALTKYGTLATVALLIAMAFGFFTSAGFISATILYVLLVAVGAFILR; encoded by the coding sequence ATGGCAGACCATGCCTCTGACGGCCCCGTCGAACTGGGCGCCAAGATGGATTACGCCGAGCACGAGAAGACCTATTCCGTCTTCCTCGCGCTGACGAAATACGGGACGCTTGCGACCGTGGCGCTGCTGATCGCCATGGCGTTCGGCTTCTTCACCTCGGCAGGCTTCATCTCCGCGACGATCCTCTACGTCCTGCTTGTCGCTGTCGGCGCCTTCATCCTGCGCTGA
- a CDS encoding ABC transporter ATP-binding protein, whose protein sequence is MTAPAPASDPADTILSVNNIEVIYDHVILVLKGVSLSVPRGGITALLGANGAGKTTTLKAISNLLHAERGEVTKGSIVFEGDEVQALSPNDLVRRGCIQVMEGRHCFGHLSVEDNLLTGAFTRRDGQAAIREDLDMVYQYFPRLKVRRSSMAGYTSGGEQQMTAIGRALMSRPKMILLDEPSMGLAPQLVEEIFEIVRKLNEEQGVSFLLAEQNTNIALRYAKYGYILESGRIVLDGEAKALRENEDVKEFYLGVGGEGRKSFRDVKHYKRRKRWLA, encoded by the coding sequence ATGACCGCGCCAGCACCCGCTTCCGATCCCGCCGACACCATCCTGTCGGTCAACAACATCGAGGTGATCTACGATCACGTCATCCTGGTGCTGAAGGGCGTGTCACTTTCGGTGCCGCGCGGCGGCATCACGGCGCTGCTCGGGGCCAACGGGGCGGGCAAGACCACGACGCTGAAGGCGATCTCGAACCTTCTCCACGCCGAGCGCGGCGAGGTGACGAAGGGAAGCATCGTCTTCGAGGGCGACGAGGTGCAGGCGCTGTCGCCCAACGACCTCGTGCGGCGCGGCTGCATCCAGGTCATGGAGGGCCGGCACTGCTTCGGCCATCTTTCCGTCGAGGACAACCTGCTCACCGGGGCGTTCACGCGCCGCGACGGCCAGGCGGCGATCCGCGAAGACCTCGACATGGTCTACCAGTATTTTCCGCGCCTCAAGGTGCGGCGCTCGTCCATGGCCGGCTACACCTCAGGCGGCGAGCAGCAGATGACCGCCATCGGCCGGGCGCTGATGAGCCGGCCGAAGATGATCCTGCTAGACGAGCCGTCGATGGGCCTCGCGCCGCAGCTGGTCGAGGAGATCTTCGAGATCGTGCGCAAGCTGAACGAGGAGCAGGGCGTCTCCTTCCTGCTCGCCGAGCAGAACACCAACATCGCCCTGCGCTACGCCAAATACGGCTACATCCTCGAATCGGGCCGCATCGTGCTCGACGGCGAGGCGAAGGCCCTGCGCGAGAACGAGGACGTCAAGGAATTCTATCTCGGCGTCGGCGGCGAGGGGCGCAAGTCGTTCCGCGACGTCAAGCACTACAAGCGCCGCAAGCGCTGGCTGGCCTGA